The genomic stretch GATCTTCCTACCGCAAATACCTACTTCTATGTTTGTCTTGTAGTCAATTTGTCTTGGGTTGCTCGTGTCTTCCTATGCTTGATGGTTTATATTTCTTATGGTCATGAAATATGCAATTAATAGTTGTTTCAAGCactgtttaaatattaaattttgtCTTCCACTCTCCTCCTAGTAACCTACCAGTGATAGGTAATCTCATAGTGCATGTAACTTCTAATAGTGGAGAAAACTCTGGGTGCATATTTCTCTGACTCCATGTGAGGTGGAGATCTAAAGAAGTGACATAGCTTTGGACTGCATCATCTATTTGTGGATCACTGTAGTTGTGCTTGCTAAAGCTTTACCAGAGACTTACTTTCCCTGGTGCAAGCAATATCCATTTGACTTGAGTAATTAAGAAATCATATGGGATCTAAAAATCTACATTTACTTGCAGCATCCTTGTCACTGATCCTCATTCTTCAGGAAGAATTGGAAGTAAAACTCCACGGCAAAGTAGTTGAACATCACACTAGTTTGCTAAGTATATTTTGTATGCAACATAGTAATCCTAAAGTTGCTTCATCTATCTGTTGCGTTATATACAACATTGCTACTTGTGGCTTTTGTTTGGAAAAGTAGCCAAAATGGGATATTTCAGCAATTTTTGAGTGCTGTTTGTCAAGAGGGGGAAAGCGTACAACAAATTCTTACAAAGTGATGGCATATTAAAATTGCTGTTTTACACCTTACTGGATGACATGTACCCTCTTTTCATTCACTTTTATCACTGTGGTGTTTTTGTTGACTCTACTACAGATCTTTTCTGGTCACTGGACAGCCACTATatagatttcttttgtttttaggCATGCGTGTTGAGTGATCCATGCAACAGTGAAGAACCTGCCATTGTACATTCCATATATTACTGTTGTACCAGTTGCTCTTGACTCCATTAGCAGGACGCTGTTAGTTTCCCCTCACCCTACAGTTTCATTCAATGAAAACATTTGAAGAGACAAAGATGGTAGAGAGCCCAGAGCTACATGATGTTGCATTGTGTGGCCCCACAACAATCTTTAATAATGGCCAATCCTGCTTTGGCAATGGTGGGCTTGCTTGGAGGAGGTTCTGCCTTCTTTTCTGCTGGGCTGCCTGCAATGTTCAAAACAGGACACCATTAAAACCAAGAGCTGGTAAAAAGATTTCTTCCTACTTCTAGCTTAAGTAAGGTAAGCCTTTCCTGCACACATCCAccccaccacaaccccctctGAATTTTTTAACTCTTGTTTGAACAAAACATCTAACACTTTGGTAGTAACCAATCTGGTATGTGGATTCAAACTGCTCAGGAAGTCTTCTCTCTTCAGGGGAGGAAGTTAAGAGGAGGTAAAGAATCCAGACATCTCAATGGGAAGGTtaactgctttcttctttttcaatccAGCTATCCCTGTTCACAGCCATAGGGTCAGATAACACATCCTTCCatagaaagttatttttctgtgtttaaaccCCAACTAAGGAGTTGAACAAAAATACTACTAGTTCTATTCTCTCATCAACTTGGATGTCATAATTAGGAGAACAAGATAAAAGTAGGTTTTAATTTTTCAGGGTGAGAAGAATCTTTTTATCTCTAACATTGCATTTAAACGTAATGACATGAAGTAAACTTAACAAGGGAGATGAGTGACTGTGACTAAAAGGATGTAAACAATTAGCAGTGTATCTTAAAATGTCTCTATCAACTTCGTAATTGAACTTTATAGTCATTCCACATCCCTCTGGAAATTCTATAGAGAGATCTTGATCTGTGCAAAATGGCAGTGTGTTTGGATATAAACCTCTTCAGCTGGTGTGGACCAAATTAACTTTCTAAGAAGGACACCACTCTCCCTTGATTATCTCCCTGCCGAAGAGCTAAGTTTGAGACAGGTCAAAATCAAGCTGTTAACTTTTAAAGGTCATGCTGTGATTGTTTTGTTTGAAAGTTGCAGCTAAAAGCTTCCAAGGGATCATGTAATCTGCTTAGTTTCTGAGAAATTACTGTTTGCAGTTCTGTTGATAAGTGATTTGGGTTGAGGTGATTGAAAAATCTATTTATGCTGGTAAGATGTAAGAAAATTGGGGGCAGCTGTGGAAATTTGCAGTCCTTTCTCTAGTTTCCATCTTGCCTGCAGTAAAATGGGCAAACTGTGCTTCAGATATCCTAGCATATATCTTAAGAGGGGGTTTTTCCAGTTATTTTCGCAGAACGAGATGGGAAAATGATTGGCAAAGACATATCTAGTTGCTTACTAAAGCAAGTTGTGGCAATTTGTATTCAGACATACTTTGGATATTTAAAGCATACAAAGCAAATTTAAAGTGGCCGTAGATGACTTGGATTCAGTTTTAAGGGGTAACTGGGCATCTGAATTCTAAGTGGGCAGCAACTGCTGACACTTTACCTTGTTTCAGGGTGATCTATCTACGTGAACCTAGCTTTTGGCAGAGGCTGGCCCAGCATGGCTTTTGAAAATGCTCTTTTATCTAGTTAACTTTGGAATTTTTcctattgttgttgtttttcttaatgtttagGAACTCACTGGTAGGAGATTGTGTTGCCTTGTCTAAGGGTTTTAACTTGGTGCGAAGGAATTCAGCCATCTCTTtgtcttcttctttctctctggtggggggaaaaaaaagaaacctgttaCAGAAATAACAATCTTGTCTCTGTAAACGGGACAGTAAAAGCTGGAGTAGTTAGGATCAAAtcactagtaaaaaaaaaaaaatcactactttttttaaaacactaattAAAGAGCAAAATATTTGTCTAAATGAAAGCAGTAACAAACTTGTAGAATTCAGAGACCATTTTCCCCAAGGTTCTTTACTCATCTCGTTATTGGTTTCATTATATTCTCTAGTCACTGGATTTAAAACATAATGTATTACCTATTTTAAGTTTATGGCCTGAAGTGCTTCATGATGCTTCCTCTACAAAGTAAAGCAGAGAATATATAATTGTACTGCAGATTTTTAAAGGTCTACTAAGACAAAAGACTGGATCTCACGGTCTCCTGCTGTTACTGTTTACCAAAGCCAAGTGTATTTCTCTTTGCCTGAAGATAACAGCATTAGGCCCAAAATAAAAAGATTGTGTTGCTACAATCTTGATTGTATCTATTAATGATATTTTCATGTTAGTTTCTTTGCTATTTTGCTACTTAAATATTAACAGTGAATGCACTGGTTAGATATCTTGGtttagaagaaaagcagatttcattGTCCagagttttaaagaaaagcctCAGGTTTTACTGTGAATGTGAATTGACACTAAGGTATTCATATCTGCATAGCATGTAGCAGTGCGTTTTCAGTAGCCTACAATTAGGCTTCTGTATTGTCTGGCTGTTGCTGAGGCTTGTGCAATTTTCCCATGGAAGGAGCAGTGGAGAGCTCTGGATTATGTTACCAGCTCAGGCTTCTTGTCAGCTCCTGACTTTGGCCAGCTCTCTTTGATCAGCTGCAGGACCCTGGCAAGCTTTCTTCTCTCTTGTCCTTTGCTTGCTTAGAATTTAAATGTGTTGGAAGAGATATTGTTGTTTAGGATAAATGAATTGATGAGCCTTAAATCTTTACTGTTAAAAGAGGAAGTAATAGCGAAACTCTGAATACTTGTAGAGTGTTGGGATCTCAGTGCAGCAGCTGGAAATGAATTTTTGAGGAAGACCACAGGTTTTTCAGCAACTTTGGGCTAAGATATTGAGATGAAACCATTCTGAACTTGCTTATGCTTTAGGTTAGGTAGACCTGTGTTAGTGATTGCATtctctggagggtttttttttgttttttgctatGGCAGGGTGAGAATAGTGATAATAAACCCCAaccatattattttttataaaaaagggAGATTTTTAGATGCCTACAAATATAGCCCTTGTAGAATTCCATTTCATGTCTACTTCTTATGCCAAGACGATCCTCTGGTAGCAACAAATATCCTTCTCTTTCTAATGGTAAATGCCCAGACACTTTCTGGTAGGAAGGTAAGAGACCAAACCCTGCTGTAGTCATAAGATGACTGAATCATTAATGGGATAAAGAGCCACAGAAGTGCAGTAATCTAGTTTTAATGTCTTTCCTATGGAACCAGGAAGAGGCTTTTACTTTGGGAAGTTGTTTTAAAGGACCAGTTCTCTCATATTAACGTCAATGTAAATTTTGTCACTCTCTCCAGTGTAGCATTAGACTTGTGAAATCTCACAAATAAGTTCAGTTGCGTTTAGTTCTTACCGTAGTCTCTCCACCTCTGCATCATCTACAAGAAAATCTCTTTTTTGTACCAATCTATGGATCTTCTGAATCAATTCATCCTCTCTTTGTTTCTccatctttgttttttctttttctggtcaaaaacagagaaaagagacTATTAATTTGTATTCTAGAGAAtagggcggggtgtgtgtgtggacatTGTAGATGTCTAAGAATGAATTGCTGATTTGAAGTTAATGGTTTTTCAGACCTGAGTCACCAAAATCCCAGCAAGTTCTGGTCActgcctgttttcttttccacttgctGCTCTTGTCTGATCAGCTTAATGGTCTGGAGACTCTGTGGGGCTTGCCAAGCCTACTTTTGATATTAAATTACTCTGCAAGACACTGTTTTGAATTTTTTCAAGAGCTTTGGTAAGAAAACAGTCCAGGCTTCATTAAAAGCCATGGTACAAACTCCCTTTGACCTCAGGGGAAACGAGACCACACCAAAAAGACCATTTCTCTCTACTTCATGACAGCTTTGGCTGTTGActattacagggtttttttttctactctggtAAGGCAGGCAAGCTGCAAATCCACACAAATAGCATCAATtgtaaaatgtggaaaaataatgGAAGTGTTTATTTTCCCTGTGCTTCAAAAAATCTGAGTAATTACTATATATCCTTGTTAATTGGCCAGTCTGCAATGTCTAGTTTGTTTATAAACACCTATTTTTGTGACATGGCATGTGCCTGTTGCAAACTAAAACTCATGAATGTTAGAGAGCTGTAGGCTAAGGTTATAAATCAAATGCAGTTAAGACAGAAATATTCAAACCTAGCGAGTGCAGCAGAGATGAGAAA from Numenius arquata chromosome 14, bNumArq3.hap1.1, whole genome shotgun sequence encodes the following:
- the BMERB1 gene encoding bMERB domain-containing protein 1, encoding MELRRSISASAEAERPMRRYGAVEETEWKAEALGRNQLDIISMAETTMMPEEIELEMAKIQRLREVLVRRESELRFMMDDIQLCKDIMNLKKELQSLVAIPEKEKTKMEKQREDELIQKIHRLVQKRDFLVDDAEVERLREKEEDKEMAEFLRTKLKPLDKATQSPTSSPAEKKAEPPPSKPTIAKAGLAIIKDCCGATQCNIM